The genomic interval TGAGCAATTACGCTATCTGATTGCCAGCAGTTACTATAAGATGAATGAAACGCTGCCTCCTACGCGCAAGCTGGCGGAGCAGGTGGGTATTTCATTTCATACCGTACGTAAAGCCTACCAGCTGCTTGTTGATGAAGGCATCCTGGAGGTCCAACAAGGCAGTGGCTATCGCGTGACTGCGCGGACGCCGCTTAGCAACGAAGAGCGACTCGAAAAAGGTGCTGATATTGTTCAAAAAATGCTGCTGCAGCTTGTAGGGCTCGGGCTCGAAGAAGGTGAGATTGAATACCTCGTTCAGGAGCAGTTGGCCATGCTCGATCTGGGTTCGGAAAACCTGAAACTGGTTTATGTGGCGCCGTACGCCGAAATGGGTATGCAGTGCGCAGAGCACATCAACAATACTTTGCAAGTGAATGTCGAGACGTCTACGCTCCCTCTGGTAGATTCGATACAGGATGCCGATATGATATTCTGCCCGGCTCCGATGGTAAAACAGTTGAACGAGCAATTCCCGAGAATCGACACGATGGGCATTGTCTCGTACCTGTCACCCGAAGCCCTCGACCGCATTGCGCGCCTTTTGAGTCATGAAACGCTGGGCCTCGTGACCTACCATGCCCATTCCATTCCCCATCTTATGTCAGCTATCCAGCAGCAAACAGGATTTGGCGGGCAGATTTTTGGTGCATCACTGGAAGACGGCGCAACGCATATACCGGAATTCATCAAGCAGGTAGACATGGTTGTGTATACGCCACTGAGCCGGCGGCGCATGCTACCGTATACAAAGCAGGGTAAGCCAGCTTACATCATTTCGCACCGCGTTAGCAAAGAGTCACTAGAGGCAATTCAGCGCATTATCCCTGCGCTGTAGCGGATTTGTTATAGCCAGCACTCCAATATTGTCAATCGTGCTACTCCGGTGTAATTTGCTCTGCCTGCCCATCGCCTCCACCTTCGATATCTGGTGGCCTTACTTCTACGACAGGCACTTCCTCTTCTGCTTCAAGCTCAGCTGCCGCTTCGGCTTCAGCTTGTCCCGGATATTTTACGCGTCCATGGTGAATGCCAAGGAGCATTTCCAGAAACGTCTCCTTTATTTTATAGAGATCGTTGAAGGTGAGGTCAGTTTCGTCTAGCTGGCCGTCGTTTACGCGCGATTTGAAAATGCCCTCTACCATGGATTCTAACCGCTTGTGCGTAGGCTCACTGATGCTGCGGCTGGCGGCTTCAACCGAATCGGCCAACATCAGGATGCCAGCTTCACGAGAGTTTGGACGCGGGCCCGGATACCTGAATTCTGATTCAAGCACATCAGACTGCTCATCCGTGTTATCTGCCTGGGCTTTGCGGTAGAAATATTCGATAAGCGATGTGCCGTGGTGCATTGGGATGAACTCCAGCACCCGGTTCGGCAGGTTGTAATTTTTACCAATCTCCAATCCTTCTTTCACATGGCTCGCAATGATGAGAGCACTCATGCGGGGCTTCAAGTGGTCGTGCGGGTTGCCGCCGGCGCGCTGATTCTCCACAAAATACTCGGGCTTGATCATCTTACCCACATCATGATACAACGCCCCTACCCTTGCCAGCAACGCATTGGCGCCAATGGCATCAGCTGCAGCCTCCGCCAGGTTAGCAACCTGCAGCGTATGGTTAAACGTACCCGGTGCCCGCAAGCTAAGCTCTTTGAGCAACGGTCGGTTCGTATCAGAAAGCTCCAGTAACGTCAGG from Bacteroidota bacterium carries:
- a CDS encoding GntR family transcriptional regulator; translated protein: MIKIDRKAGTSVTDQVVEQLRYLIASSYYKMNETLPPTRKLAEQVGISFHTVRKAYQLLVDEGILEVQQGSGYRVTARTPLSNEERLEKGADIVQKMLLQLVGLGLEEGEIEYLVQEQLAMLDLGSENLKLVYVAPYAEMGMQCAEHINNTLQVNVETSTLPLVDSIQDADMIFCPAPMVKQLNEQFPRIDTMGIVSYLSPEALDRIARLLSHETLGLVTYHAHSIPHLMSAIQQQTGFGGQIFGASLEDGATHIPEFIKQVDMVVYTPLSRRRMLPYTKQGKPAYIISHRVSKESLEAIQRIIPAL